The Penicillium psychrofluorescens genome assembly, chromosome: 2 nucleotide sequence GGGTccggggaagaaaaaaagaagggaaggggagagatCTTTTATTATTCCACACCGACCTCAAATGAATCATCCCAATCGTCGCACCCATAATAATATCACCTCGCCCCCGGCTAACGGGTGTTAATGGATCGGTCATGGATACTACCATTTCCGGCTGCAACGTCGCATTTCACCTTATTTTGCGGGGGTGGCTCCTCGCGTGTTGTGGGCGATTCCATATTATTGGCGGCTCGGCTACACTCAGATCGATAGCAGAGTTACACTACACCTGAGACCCGGATGGAACACGCTCTTGCGACGCTCGGCTTAGGGGTTCATTGGGGGCGCCACTAAACGCCTCGATAAGGACAGCAGGGCCAGTGGGAGCTTGGACCCACCCGACTCTGGGTGATCCGGGACGGGCTTCCTTGGGATCCACACGGTTTGACGTGTAGAGATGGGTTGGGAGTCACACGAGCGGATAGCCTAGGTCGGTTGGCTAGTACCATCCTGGCCCGATGCGAACAAACGCAggcggcaagaagaagtttCGACAAATGGTTGGCCTGACAGGTCACCGGGTTGGTACAGATGCACCCTAGTGACTAAATCCCGAAACCGCCTAGACCGGACTTCGGGCTAGGGTCTCGATCCCTGAGGAACCCGGAGGGAGCTGGAGAGGCAATCGCAGAGGCGAAAATATAGATAGTAACTCGAGGCGCCATGGCTGGCCGGATATACTACTGTACCTACTTCTACTGGAACCGTCCCGGGAGGGTTCTCTCCAAGTGCCACTGGATTCCCTTCACGCTTCCACCACCGCTAGTCGACTGCGAACCGGAACGTTCTCGCCCAAGCCCGGCTGCGGGAAGCCTGACACCTTGACATCCTTCCGAAACACGAGACAATGCGTGGAGCCCCCAAAATGAAACATGCCGATCTGGTCCCCCTTGCGCAACTGATCGCCTTCCCGCACGGAGATCTCACACGTGGAAACCTCTGCCATGCCGACCCCAATAAAGGCCATCAGTCCAATGGCCGGCTCGTCGCTCTCGATAAAGATAATCGCCCGGGTCGCCGTCGCCGTGATGTATGCTTGCGAGGTGACCTCGCCGGCGAGATCGATCTCCTGGGTTTGTCCGCCCGGGTTGCCGACCCCTGAAAACAATGGCTCCGAATAGTATGTGCCAGGCACGACGTAGGCCGCGACGACTTTTCCGGACACGGGCGCGTGCCAGCGGTGGTAGCTCAGCGCGCTCAGGAACGCTTGGTAGACCGTGCCTCCAACAAAGGAGTGGGCACGGGGGTCGTGTGCCAACATGTCGAGCACGGAGTAGGGCTGGCTCTTCATCCAGAAACTGTCGCGTGCGGCGACATTATGCGCAATGCGATAGGGCTGCGCTTCGCAGGCGCTGACAATCACCCGTCCGTCCTCCGGGTCCGCGACGGGGCGCATGCCCTCGCGGAACTGGCGAGTGAAGAAATCATCCCACGACGTAAAGCCATGGTGAGGCGCGGACGGATCGCAGTGGAACATTCCCTGGAAATCCAGTGTCGAGTCCATGGTGGCGCCCACCTTGGCGACAGCGGTGAGGTCGCGAGAGCCCGTGGGACCGAACCAGCCATGCGACGAGTCGTTGAGCACCTTTGCTGAAGCCGGCGAGCGCAGAAACTCCCCCCATGCATCGAGGACTTTCTTGATCATGCCATTGATCTGCGGGTCGAGGAATGCGGCGTATCCGCTCGGCGTGCCCATGGGCCAATCGAGGATCGCATTGATAGgcaggccgacgaggcccACGCGGTGGGATTTGTCGGTCCAGGATGGGGCGGTGGTGAGAAGGTGGTTGAGCACGCGTAGGAGGTGCGGCGGATCGCGGATCTGCGGGCGCCCGGTCGGATCGTTGCTGTAAGGTTTCTTGTGTGGGATTTCGTTGAACATGCCCGCCAGCAGCATGTATACTCGCGTGTCTGTGTCGATCAGGTGCTGGAATTCCTGGAGGACGGGGTGTAGGGATTGATCGGGATCTTCGTCGACCGTCTTGATGACCCCGCCGAGCCATTCGTGGTGCTGGTCATGGTCTGCGGGCAGCCAGTTGCCGATTCTGGGAATGTCAGGGGTTGTCAATCGCAATGATGTAGGGGGGGCTCTTACTGGTGGAGATGGTGCTTCGGTTGCGACTTTGGAGACATGATGGAAAGAATGATCGTCGCTCAGCCTTGCAGGAGAAAAGCTTGACTGTCAATCACGCTTGGCGAGACCGTTAAGCATTTATAAAGACAAAAAGAGTCGTTGCATCACCATGACGCCCAGGGGCTTGGTCTGGGGAGGATGTTTTGTGGGGACGGTTGGACCTTGGAAGAGAGCGTGGCATGATGTCACCATCGCCGAAATGGGAGAATAATACGTACCAAGTGCCGACGGACAGAGTTAGTTGCATGGTGTTTATTTGGTGGTTATTTAGTAGGGAGATCAAATCACAGCCATGGAGGTGGGCGTTGTATAAAGTCCCTACTGCTTGGAACATTCATCGTTCTCTCAACCATCACTCCCTTCTACTGGATATCGATGAGACAGTAGCCGAACATCaacctctctccttcacaaTGTGTTGCTTAATTTCAAAACCACCTAGTCTGCCAGGGCCCTTGGTTTCACCACGACAATGCGTTGGAGTCTCAGCTATGCATAACTGTGCATAGCACTAAGTGACTGCATGATGGTGTCGTCCACGCACGCTGTGGCCTAAATCAGCATCGGAGGGAACCGATCGACATGATCTGCAGCCTAGATCTCCCAGGGACGCCCGTCAGTCTCGCCTCGACCCTCTCGCGACGGCCTCGTTCGCAGGCAGCCATAGTGTTTTGTGGCCTTCCCCGCTCCCAGGCTCCCAGCCAACGGGACATGATTAAGGCGAGTCGCTCGCAATATTGAACCAggtcctcaacaaccatTCCGACAAACGAGACAATGCCAACCAGCCAAAACCACAAAGCCGACCTAAGTCTCGAGGCCCTAGCCGACCTGCAGGTACCCAGCGACCTCAAGATCTCGCCCGACGGGAGAAAAATTGCCTACGCCCTGCGCACATTCCGCGGCAAAAGCGACCATCCGAAATCATCCATCTGGATCGCCGACGTCGGCATAGAAAAAAGCGCCCACCAATTGACATCGGGCCTGTTCAACGATGAGCAGCCGCAATGGTCCCCGGATGGCGCGTCGATTGCATTCCGGTCCGACCGGGCCCAGCCGGGCAGCGGGTCGGCTGTCTAtgtgatgctgctgggcgggGGAGAAGCATACCCTGTTACCCCAGCTGAGAATCAGAGACAGATTGGGAAGTTTGAGTGGAGTCCCAGCGGTCTTTTCATTGCGTATACCAGTGAAGATGAGAAGACGGACGAACAAGTCCGCAgggaaaaggagaaggacgaCGCCAAGGTCTGGGGCGAGGAGTTGAAGTATCGTCGTCTGCGCGTGGTGCACGTCGCCACGAAACAGATCCGGCTTCttgtcggcggcgagagACATGTCTTTGATTTCTCATGGAGTCCCGATGGGCAGCAGATTGCTTATGTGCAGCATCGCGATCCAGATATGAATTCGGCGGGCTTTTATGGTGCTGATATATGCAGTGTCTCTCTGTCGACGGAGATCTCCTCCACTATCACTCACTTCCCAGGACCGATCTCTCGGTTTGCGTGGGGAGATTTCGGGATCTATTTTGTCGCAGGGTATATTTCGACTCACTGTTCCACATCGCGTGTACTATACAGAGTCCTTTGTAAGGAGAACTCGTACATGCAGCAACTTAAAACTTTGGGCGAGGGTAATGTTATTCAAGAGGACCGCCTGCTGGGAGATGGATGCTGCACGTTTGGTCTCGTGAAGAATAAATCCTCGCTGGCTATCCTTGTCCAGAATGGTCTCGAGGATGCAATCTATAGAGTTGAGATCCATCAAAGCTACCATGTATATCGTGGAAAGCATGATATCGCCGCATTTGATGTCGTCGAAACAGCGGAAGGTGTTGTTACTGCCATCACCAAATCCGACGGCTCAACCCCCGAAGAAGTCTTTTCTATCGCGGAATATGGAGATCCAATCAAGCTATCCGATCACAATTCCACCCTTGCAGCTCTGAACATCTCAACCTCACACATAATCTCCGCCACCGGTCCCGACAACTACCCGCTCGATGGAATGATGTACGTCCCATCCCGATTCAAAGAAAGCGATGCCCCGCTCCCTACGATCCTCCTTCCCCATGGAGGCCCATACGGCCGGATAGGCATCGGCTTCTCAATCTGCAACTTCGCCGAGGTTCCACTGCTCGTATCAGCCGGGTACGGAGTGCTATGCCCAAACTATCGCGGCGGCAGTGGACGGGGCCAGACGCACGCCGCATATGCCCGTGGAGGCGTCGGCACCGTCGAATACGAGGACTGCATCGCCATTCTCCGCGAGGCGATTGACAGGGGCCTTGTGGACGCGTCCCGCGTGGCGATCGGTGGCCATTCTCAGGGTGGCTTCCTGTCCTATCTCGCCGTCACCCGTACGGGATTCCAGTTCCGAGCTGCCCTCTGCAGCGCTGGCGTGACAGATTGGGATCTCATGACTATGACGAGCGATGCGTATTGGTTCGAGGCTGATCTGGCCGGTGGTGCGCCGTGGGATGTTGACTCTAATGCCCAGAAGAGCGGAGATGTAGACGCAAAAAGCAAAACAGAGGCTGGAGCGCCGAAAAAATGGATCCGTCAAACAGCcggtcgacgaggaagcgCCCTCTGGCACATGCGCAACGTCAAGACACCGATTCTGATCATACACGGTGAGGCCGATGAGCGAGTGCCTCTCTCACAGGCTGTTGCTTTCTATCGTGCCTGCATCCATAATAATGTTCCCGTGAAGAT carries:
- a CDS encoding uncharacterized protein (ID:PFLUO_003448-T1.cds;~source:funannotate), with product MSPKSQPKHHLHQIGNWLPADHDQHHEWLGGVIKTVDEDPDQSLHPVLQEFQHLIDTDTRVYMLLAGMFNEIPHKKPYSNDPTGRPQIRDPPHLLRVLNHLLTTAPSWTDKSHRVGLVGLPINAILDWPMGTPSGYAAFLDPQINGMIKKVLDAWGEFLRSPASAKVLNDSSHGWFGPTGSRDLTAVAKVGATMDSTLDFQGMFHCDPSAPHHGFTSWDDFFTRQFREGMRPVADPEDGRVIVSACEAQPYRIAHNVAARDSFWMKSQPYSVLDMLAHDPRAHSFVGGTVYQAFLSALSYHRWHAPVSGKVVAAYVVPGTYYSEPLFSGVGNPGGQTQEIDLAGEVTSQAYITATATRAIIFIESDEPAIGLMAFIGVGMAEVSTCEISVREGDQLRKGDQIGMFHFGGSTHCLVFRKDVKVSGFPQPGLGENVPVRSRLAVVEA
- a CDS encoding uncharacterized protein (ID:PFLUO_003449-T1.cds;~source:funannotate): MPTSQNHKADLSLEALADLQVPSDLKISPDGRKIAYALRTFRGKSDHPKSSIWIADVGIEKSAHQLTSGLFNDEQPQWSPDGASIAFRSDRAQPGSGSAVYVMLLGGGEAYPVTPAENQRQIGKFEWSPSGLFIAYTSEDEKTDEQVRREKEKDDAKVWGEELKYRRLRVVHVATKQIRLLVGGERHVFDFSWSPDGQQIAYVQHRDPDMNSAGFYGADICSVSLSTEISSTITHFPGPISRFAWGDFGIYFVAGYISTHCSTSRVLYRVLCKENSYMQQLKTLGEGNVIQEDRLLGDGCCTFGLVKNKSSLAILVQNGLEDAIYRVEIHQSYHVYRGKHDIAAFDVVETAEGVVTAITKSDGSTPEEVFSIAEYGDPIKLSDHNSTLAALNISTSHIISATGPDNYPLDGMMYVPSRFKESDAPLPTILLPHGGPYGRIGIGFSICNFAEVPLLVSAGYGVLCPNYRGGSGRGQTHAAYARGGVGTVEYEDCIAILREAIDRGLVDASRVAIGGHSQGGFLSYLAVTRTGFQFRAALCSAGVTDWDLMTMTSDAYWFEADLAGGAPWDVDSNAQKSGDVDAKSKTEAGAPKKWIRQTAGRRGSALWHMRNVKTPILIIHGEADERVPLSQAVAFYRACIHNNVPVKMVTYPREGHIYMERKHVIDMWMRMKQFYDLHLS